ACCCCATCCTGACCACACCCCCCTACTCCCAGGCTTAGCACTGGCCTTCCAGGACGGCAGCGTACACATGGTGCATCGGCTGTCCCTGCAGACCATGGCGGTGTTCTACAGCTCAGCCCCGCGCTCGCTGGATGAGCCTGCCCTGAAGCGCTCGCGCACGACATGCCCTGCCGTACACTTCAAGGCCATGCAGCTGTCCTGGACTTCGCTGGCCCTGGTGGGCATCGACAATCACGGGAAGGTGAGTGCCCTGACagggaggggcggggaggggagggcagcCGGAGGAGGGGAGGTGTGGGTGCGCAGTATGTCTCCTCAGCATAGCGTCCCCCCAGCTCAGCATGCTGCGTATCTCTCCGTCCCTGGGACACCCGCTGGAGCCCAAGCTGGCCCTGCAGCACCTGCTGTTCCTGCTGGAGTACTGCATGGTGACCGGCTATGACTGGTGGGACATCTTGCTGCACGTGCAGCCGGGCATGGTGCAGAGCCTGGTGGAGCGGCTGCACGAGGAGTACACACGCCAGAAGCCCGCCCTGCAACAGGTTGGGCTGACAGGTTGGCGGGGCGTGTGTGGGCGGGGCTTCTACTTAAACTGTCCCCAGACAGTTTCTGTGGGGTTGTGGGTTCTTCTCTCTGTGGGGTTGTGGGTAACACCCTATTGCTGACCTCATAGTGGGTGGGGAGATAGAGGGGTGCAGGCTTATGGACCCTGCAGGCCAGAggttggggcaggaggatcatgatttGAGGGTCAGTCTGGACTGCAGAGCGAGACATTGTCTCAGATCTAAGTAGTCAGGACTGCTtctcaagagaggagagcacatcaAAGCATGTGGGGACTCATAACTGGCCCCTGTCACCCTTGCTAATGTGTGTCCTGGGGATGTTGAATTCGTACCCATTGGATCACAAAGAGGGGAAGGTCCCAGCCAAGTGGCCCTTTCCCATAATCTCTTGCTCCCTGGGCCCCGGGTGCGAGCCCCTAGCTGGCCAGGCCTTCCACTCACTTCTGTGCCACCCCCTTCCAAGGTCCTCTCCACCCGGATCCTGGCCATGAAGGCCTCGCTGTGCAAGCTGTCACCCTGCACCGTGGCTCGTGTGTGTGACTACCACACCAAGCTGTTCCTCATGGCTATCACTTCCACCCTCAAGTCGCTGCTGCGCCCACACTTCCTCAACACCCCTGACAAGAGCCCTGGGGACCGCCTGGCCGAGACCTGCGCCAAGATCACGGATGTGGGTGGGTGTACAGCCTTCCCTATGTAAAAGGTCACGGATGTGGGTGGGTGTACAGCCTTCCCTATGTAAAAGGTCACGGATGTGGGTGGGTGTACAGCCTTCCCTATGTAAAAGGTCACGGATGGGGTGGGTGTACAGCCTTCCCTATGTAAAAGGTCACGGATGTGGTGGGTGTACAGCCTTCCCTATGTAAAAGGTCACGGATGTGGTGGGTGTACAGCCTTCCCTATGTAAAAGGTCACGGATGTGGTGGGTGTACAGCCTTCCCTATGTAAAAGGTCACGGATGTGGTGGGTGTACAGCCTTCCCTATGTAAAAGGTCACGGATGTGGGTGGGTGTACAGCCTTCCCTATGTAAAAGGTCACGGATGTGGTGGGTGTACAGCCTTCCCTATGTAAAAGGTCACGGATGTGGGTGGGTGTACAGCCTTCCCTATGTAAAAGGTCACGGATGTGGTGGGTGTACAGCCTTCCCTATGTAAAAGGTCACGGATGTGGGTGGGTGTACAGCCTTCCCTATGTAAAAGGTCACGGATGTGGGTGGGTGTACAGCCTTCCCTATGTAAAAGGTCACGGATGTGGGTGGGTGTACAGCCTTCCCTATGTAAAAGGTCACGGATGTGGTGGGTGTACAGCCTTCCCTATGTAAAAGGTCACGGATGTGGTGGGTGTACAGCCTTCCCTATGTAAAAGGTCACGGATGTGGTGGGTGTACAGCCTTCCCTATGTAAAAGGTCACGGATGTGGTGGGTGTACAGCCTTCCCTATGTAAAAGGTCACGGATGTGGGTGGGTGTACAGCCTTCCCTATGTAAAAGGTCACGGATGTGGTGGGTGTACAGCCTTCCCTATGTAAAAGGTCACGGATGTGGGTGGGTGTACAGCCTTCCCTATGTAAAAGGTCACGGATGTGGGTGGGTGTACAGCCAGCCCTTGAGGTGGGTACTGGGAGTCTGTACCTGAGCTCAAGCCCTGTGCAGCTGTCCATGCCCTTGGGTATGAGGTGTGGCCtggtggtagagcacctgcctgcCATAAACCAGATGTGGTATGGCACAAAACAAAGGTCAGAGGTTCAAAGTCTACAAGTTAGCAGTGAGCCTGGGGTACATAAGATCCTgcgtccaaaaaaaaaaaaaaaaaatggtctttgTGAGTGACCTAGCTGCATGCACAGCTGTGGTATGTCACTTGCTTTTTCACAGCTGAGTGATATTCCTTTCTGTAGAGCTATGGGAGAGTAGCTTCTGCCTGTCCTGAATGAAGGTGTTCGGCGTGGGTGGGAACCTGCCCTGGGACCTGTGGGGGTTTTGGAGCCAGGGTGTTGCCCACCCCCATGTTCCCTTAGCACCCTTCACTGTCCCCACAGACATCGACAAAGTCATGATCAACCTGAAGACAGAAGAGTTCGTCCTGGACATGAACACTTTGCAGGCGCTGCAGCAGTTGCTACAGTGGGTGGGAGACTTCGTGCTCTACCTCCTGGTCAGCCTGCCCAACCAGGTAgagccccacccctgcctctgccccagcccCCAGAGTTTCCCCTCTAGTCTCCCTGTCCCCACCTTTATTTCAGTGAGCAGCACTCCACTACACTCCCCTGCtcctgtctgggggtgggggggtcaagAGAGTGACTTCACCTTTCTGTCTGTCCCCGGGTCATTTGAGGCTTCTAGCCTTCAAAAGTCCCCAGGCTGCAGGGTCATAGGTTCAGCCCCTGGCTTCCGTTCTGTGGGAGGTTCAGATAGCCGCCCTTGGCCTGGGTAAGCCTCCACCAGGTGCCTAGCAGCACCACGGATACTGGACTTGCTCACTTTTTGTGCCACTCTCGGTCTGTAGGGCGCTGAGCACAGTTCTGGCCTCCCTGACTCAGCCAGCTGTGGCCGTGATCTCACTCAGGGTCGAGGGTTCGCTGGAAACTGGCCCTTTTGCATGCACAGCCGCCCAGGGTATGCTCACATCCCACCCTCACTCCCAGTGTGGCTCACTCCCACAGGGCTCCCCGCTGAGGCCTGGCCACAGCTTCCTCCGAGATGGTACCTCCCTGGGCATGCTGCGTGAGTTGATGGTTGTCATCCGAATCTGGGGCCTGCTGAAGCCCAGCTGCCTGCCCGTCTACACAGCCACCTCGGACACCCAGGACAGCATGTCCCTGCTCTTCCGGCTGCTCACCAAGCTGTGGATCTGCTGTGAGGCCTTATAACAGCCCCTGCTCATTTTCTCCCATCAGCCCACCTCTAGAATTTAAGCTTCTTACCATTCCCCCGGCATTCGACATGAGCCCTTAATCATAGGGCACATGTCCCTATTCACAGCTGAGACATCTGCAGGCAGGGCCCCAGGGAGGCTGTAGTGGGTGCCATGCGGGTCACAAACTAGCTTCCTGGGAAGGGTTCTGTGTAGTGACCCCAACCCCTTTCCATAGGCCGTGATGAGGGCCCAGCCAGTGAACCAGATGAAGGTTTGGTTGATGAATGCTGCCTGCTGCCCAGCCAGCTGCTGGTCCCCAACCTGGACTGGCTTCCTGCCAGTGACGGCCTGGTCAGTCGCCTGCAACCCAAGCAGCCCCTGCGACTGCGCTTCGGCAGGGCACCCACTCTGCCCAGCAGCACTCCCACCCTGCAGCTGGACGGCGTCACCAGGTATGTGCTGCCcacccatccctccctccttccccccacaCCCTGCCCAGCCAGCAGCCCCCTGAAGGTCTCCACACCACAGCTTCCCTTCAAGGTTCTCTCCTACCGAGGTTTCAGTGCTTTTAGAGCCTGGTGTCTCTAATGACCATGTTCTGTGTCACCAGGTCTGTGCAGGGAGATGAGAACTTGCCGTTCCAGCCTTCACTGTGTGCATAGAAACagggtttgttgtttttgacaGAGGGTGCCTCTGGCAGTCCTGGGACTCGCTCTGCGGACCAGGCTCCTCTCATCAAACTCAgtgatccactgcctctgcttcccaagtgctggcattagagaaatgtgccaccacacctgagaTGTTTTGAGatgtttggatttttgtttcatgtagcccaggctggcctcgtactTAGTGTGTGGCAGGAATCTGACCCACCAGCCTCCAACTCTGAGCTCACAGCTCTGCATGGAGAATTCAGTTGCTTCACCAATTTGCTGAAGCTGTAGTGGAGCCCGCTGCAGGCCAGCGTTTGTTGATAAGGGGCTGCTGTGCCCCTCCCATAACGAGGCTATCACCCTGTCTTGTGTGTACACTGTCCCATCAGCCATGttgggaaggttctggaaacACTGGCCCTATCTCACCAGGAAAAGGCCATCAGCTGTGTTATGGTTGAGCCCCAGGGTCACACACCAGAAGCCACCCTCTGCTGCCTGGCTGACACAGCACTGTGGGCACAGGTCCCACAGCCATCACTCCCCTCTCATCCCCAGGGCCCCTGGCCAGCCTAAGATTGACCATCTCCGGAGGCTGCACCTGGGCGCCTACCCCACTGAGGAGTGCAAAGCCTGTACCAGGTGAGGGCTGCAGCCAGGCTGGAGATCCTGTGTTTCCCTCCAGGGCCACACAGCCAGCCTGGGAGCTAGGGGGTaggcagctgggggggggggggggctgggttGTGGCCTTGTGTCATACCTGGCTTGGGCAGGCTAGGGGTTCCGGGCGTAACACCTTGCCCAGCTGTGCAGGTACTTGGGACGGTAAGGTCAACAGTTCCTGGTTCTCCAGGTGTGGCTGTGTCACCATGCTGAAGTCGCCCAACGAGACAACCGCCGTAAAACAGTGGGAACAACGCTGGATCAAGAACTGCCTGTGTGGTGGGCTGTGGCGCAAAGTGCCTCTCAGCCGTTCCTGACCCTCCGAGCAGAGGCAGGGGACTGTCTGTGATGAAACAGTGACATTGCTGTCCTCACTGGGGCAGATACCCACCAGGAGCCTGGGCTGCCCCTCTAGGGGCATGTGGCATCTCCAGGGGCATGTGGCATCTCCAGGGGCATGTGGCATCTCCAGGAGCATGTGGCATCTCCAGGGGCATATCCAAGCCAGCTTGAAGGATCTGGGCTGTGTGTTCATCCTTTAAAAGATCCacagttgccgggcagtggtggcgcatgcctttaatcccagcacttgggaggcagaggcaggtggatttctgagttccaggccagcctggtctacagagtgagttccaggacaaccaggactacacagagaaaccctgtcttgaaaaaagccaaaaaaaaaaaaaaaaaaaaaaaaaaaaaagatccacagTTTATATGCCCGTTGTGTGGGAGTCatctgcctcagttttctttgGGGCCTATGGGAGGGGAAGACTGGCCTAATAAAGTTCTCTTGTACACCAGGGTTTTGTTGTCACCGTGGTCCCTACCACACTGCCCGCTAGGTGAGGCTCTGTGCCTAGGAGGAACCCACACAGGGAAGCCGAGTGACTGCCAGCCCCTCCCCAGCTGCCTCCATCTGGCCTTAGCTGTTGGTCCCCAGGGGTCCTGCCTTCAAGCACCCCCATCTCATCTGCTGCTGCAGCTGTGGGTGGCCAGGCCTCTTTGCTCTTGATAATTGGCTTTGTTTTCTCCCCGAACCCTGTGGAGCTGAGTACAAGGCTAAGCCAGCATGACCCAGCTCTTGGGGAGGGCGCCTGTCTCTCTTGCGCCAAAGGATGCTCCCCTCcgtttggctactttgtgggttcttctatCCTTTCAGTCCCTAACACTAATAGGGATAAGGGTGACATTGCTAGGCTGCTTCCTGCCCATCCTCACCAGCAGAGTAACTTCTGTGAACAGGACTACTTAAAAAATGGCaaccaagccgggcagtggtggcgcacgcctttaatcccagccagcacttgggaggcagaggcaggcggatctctgagttcgaggccagcctggtctacagagtgagttccaggacagccagggctacacagagaaaccctgtctcgaaaaaaaacaacaacaaaaaaaggcaaCCAAGCTCCAATCCACTACCAACAACAGCAACCACCCTAgctatataccctctgaaaagtccccagaactGCAGATGTCACACAACTACAGAAACTACCTGCAGCTAGTGAAGCCGCGCCTCTGCTAGAGtatgaggcaaatcacagtcagctgctgacAGTCCAGTGCAGCCCCACATCCCAACAactgagattaaaatgaaaacattatctctgtgattttttaataaaaaccaaACTCAGAATTATCGCTGTACTCCACTGTGAGTGAGCCACAGCCAGACAAGGTAACAGAACCAGGTGGGGTATCCCAGTTTTCAACTACCTTCTCCCCAGTACTGGAATAGGCAGGCATGTGCCTGGGAGACTGGTGTACCCTTCAGGGTTTTGTGACTTCCCTTCACCCTGTTCACTGCTGCCCCTAGAGCCAGCGGTATTGTAGCATCCTGGCCATGCACAAGCCCGACTTTGGACATCCTGTAGCTGGAAACATGGCCACTCCTACATAAGCCCCCTTCCTCCGGCCAGTCCTCGAGGGCTGCTCCTGTCCGCCCTCTGTAGAGTGCTGGCTGTGCATAGCTGTATCAAGCCATCTGGGGGAAAATGCTAAACCCAGTTGAGTGGTGTCACAGGCTCCTTTGTTTAGATGTGGAGGACTCTGGGATTGTGGGACAAGGGTATTAAAACACTAACCTCCTGGGAACGGAGCTGGGGTTTGCTTATATCTGTGGCTGCTCGTCTCCCTGAGCCAGCACATAGTTGGTGCCCAATAAGTGCTAGTGCATAAAGATGACTCCAAGCCGAACCTGCCTagcagaaacaatttttttttttttttttggttttcgagacagggtttctctgtgtagtcctggctgtcctggaactcactttgtagaccaggctggcctcgaactcagaaacccgcctgcctctgcctcccaagtgctgggattaaaggcgtcgccaccaccgcccggccataaaaaaaaatttagaccCAGGATCCAGTTCTCCCTTTCACAGCAGGATCACGAGTGGCTTCACCTTCCTCAGTCTCCAATATCTACAGGAAGTCAGAAGACTCGCTTCGCCTCGGTGTCCTGTTCTCCTGGTAGAAAGGCACAGGGTTTGGGTCCAGGTTCTGCCCATTGTCACCCACAGGGTTCCAGCCCTTGTGGCACTACAGACATTACCAATCCCATCTTCAGTGAACCAGTAAGGGCTCTGGGTTGGAATTCAGTCTTGTTCATGGCCGCTCTGTGCCTCACTCGGTTTGCCCTTTTAGTATTTATATGGTAAGGGTCAACATAAGAGCTGTCTGAGCCCAGACAACAGTCCTGGGTGCAGAAGGACCTCATTGGGGTAGGCGTGAGCCCCGCCTCACGATTCTAAAAGGAGCATGCGCGCCTCCGTGTGGCCGAGAGTGGAACCACCTGCCTTCAGCCCTCTGAGTGTGTATGCAGCAGACACTATGAGTAAAGACGCACAAGGCTCAGATGCATGCATTTATTGTGAGCCACGTGTCTCCGGTGTCCCCTCAGGCCGTCACATTACCATTCAAGATGTCCTGGATCCATGGCTCGTAGGTTGCCACGCGGGTAAAGACACCCGGCTTTCTGCTGTTGCCACAGACTCGAGAGCCCCAGGTAACCACACCTTCGACCACGTCCCCGCACACTAGAGGGCTGCCGGAGTCACCCTGTGGGGCCGGGCCACGAGTGACATGCTCACCCAATAGCCAGCAAGAAAGTGACTCCCAGAAGTTCCTGAGATTCCTGAACCCCACCCTTCCCTCAAGCCACGCCCCCGCTAGCCTGCACAGCTCaactccacccacccacccacaccacgTGACCAGGCTGTGCCCCTCACCCTACAAGTGTCCCTGCGGTTGCTCTTTGCACACATCATGTTCTTGGTGACTGCCCCGTCATGGTGCGTGCGCAGATTGCAGGTGTTCCGGTCCATGATTGACACTGTCAGTTGCTGCAGGACATCAGGCCTGCGTCCCGCATGGGTGACCACGCCCCAACCAGCCACATCGCAGAGCGTGCCGGGTATCACTTCTCGGTCCTCGCGTTGCAAGGGCAGGGGTTTCACGTGGGGACCCAAGGAGACATTCTGGGACAGctaagggagggaggggcagaatGTAGGGAATTAATCAAGAAATGGGATCTCAAGCTGGACTGGGTTGGCGGACAGGGATTCTGGTGCAGAAGGAAGGGTCGAGGCTGGACTCTCAGTACACCCTCACCTTAAGGAGAATGAGATCGTCCTCAACGCTGTCGGGCCCGCTGCCCGGATGAGGCACCACACTTTGCACATCATACAGCCGCTTATAGGGCTCAGGGATGGACAGAGAGTGGGCACCCAGGAGCACCTGCACAATGTCATCTTTGGTCCTGGGGACAGGACGAGGGCACACCTCAGATCCATATCACAGCCTCCCGAGGCCCCcgtcccccccccactcccacccgaCCCCTGCCACTCACACTCCATCCATGCAGTGGGCGGCACTCAGCACCCACTGCTCATCCACCAGGGTGCCCCCACACACGTGTGTGCCATTCACTTGCACCGATGCCATGTAGGGACGAGCGTGGGCTGTGGCCTCCTGGCCACCCAGAATCCGGCCTCGGGGCTGCGCTGTTGAGGAGGGTGGGTGGACTGTAAGGATTGGGGTGGGCTGCACCTAAAGAGAGCCCACTTTGAACACTGACACCTCCAACCCACTTGCCCCAGACTCAAAAGCCATGTCAGTAAAGTGCATTCTGAGGGGCTGCAAATTCAGCGGCCTGGTGGGAGGCTCACACCCCTCAAGGCCACAGTGCACCTGCCGCAGGCTGAAGAGAACTTGCAGCGGTCACTGTTCTTCACCACAGACCCTTTAACCAGCTGGCCCTTCTCGCTGGCCCTAAGGTGAATTCTAGTTCTTTAATTCTGTAAAAGCTACAGATTTCAAATGCAGATTCTTGCTGTTGATAAAAGCTCTGGAACCAGAAGTCTCAGATTACAGATTCACAATTTGGAGGGGGGGTTCACTGCAGGGGACCCCTGCTATACCTGCCCACCCGCTGCTGTGTCAAACTGTTGTCCCTCCCTGGTCCACTCACCACATACGGCCGCCACCAGGACCACCAGAGCCACAAGGTACACGGAGCTGTGCATTTTGACGCCACTAACCCAGGCAGGCTCTCAGAGCTGTTTTATGGGCAGGCgcttgcctcctgcctcctgcctcctgcccgcTGCCTGGTGGGCAGAGACCCAACTAGGGGAGGAGAAGCTGACCTTTCGGTGCGTCAGCCCTTCTGGGATGGATTATGTAAACCTGCCAGGtgcagggaggtgggaagaggcaatccctcctctccctcctgcatGGGACCCTTACCAGTATCTACTCTGAAGATAGGCAGGCACAAGGCATAGGTGGTGGGCAGAGGCTGGACCACCTATGATCCTGGCCCAGTAAGTATCCTTCCAGCACCAACTCTGACATGGTGTCTGTTGTAACTGGAGCAGCTGGTAACATTCTCCACcttctccctcacacacacacacccccttccTTCTTCAACTTGGAGAGAGGGTTGCTTGCCAGTGGGGGAAGGACACTTGAATCCTTTGTCCTTATTCCTGTGGTGGCTGTGGGGTCTCACACCTCAGTAAGCAGGGTGTTTCCATAAGGTTTTATGTCCTGTAAATTCTGCCTTCAGGTTAGGCTTGACCCAGGCCTGTCCTCACCAGGCCTGTTGTGGTTATGGAAACCCTGACTGTAAAATCAGACCCTCATGTCAATCAAAGTCTTGATTGACTGAGCCTAGGTCACGAGCTCCTCACACAAGCTAATCCTGAGGGTGGGTTGCAGAGGGAGAGACTGGGGCAAGGAGGGTGGGAGCTTGAGTACTCGGCTCAGCCGCTGCCTGTCAGAGCAGTGTGTTCCCTCTTCAGAGGTGACATGGTGTTGTGATGTGTTGTCCACAGGACATCTTGAGCCCCAGGACTCTCATGACAATCAGAAGCCACCTGGGAGACACACAccttcaaccccagcactcaggaggtggaggcagaagaatctctgtgagtttgaggacagcctgggttacacagtgcgTTCTGGGAAAACCATGGCTGTTGACTCAAACAAAACAGTCAGAAACCCTTTGGGGCAGAGCCAGATTGTGAAAACAGGAACCTAAGAAATTGTGACAAAATTTGGCAACAGCCCAGGGTCATGCAGCATAGGACACTTCAGTAAACAGCTCTGAACTTCCACAGACTTGGAACCCTGTCCTGCGAGGGGTGGAAGAGGGTGGGGAAGGGTAGGGTGGGTAAAAGAAGTCATTTAAGGAGTACCTGGGACAGAGCTATGGTGTCTACCACTCCAGTCTAATGGGAAAGTGgatatcatcaccatcatcaccaccaccaccatcatcaccaccaccaccatcatcaccaccatcatcatcatcaccaccataaccaccaccatcatcaccaccaccaccaccatcaccatcatcaccatcaccatcatcaccaccaccatcaccataaccaccaccaccataaccaccaccaccatcaccaccaccatcatcatcatcaccaccatcatcaccaccaccataaccaccaccatcatcaccaccaccaccaccatcatcaccaccaccatcaccataaccaccaccaccataaccaccaccaccatcaccaccatcaccatcatcatcaccatcatcatcaccaccatcatcaccaccatcatcattaccaccaccatcatcaccatcaccatcatcaccaccatcatcaccaccaccaccaccatcaccaccatcatcaccatcatcaccaccatcatcaccatcatcaccaccaccatcaccaccatcatcaccaccatcaccaccatcatcaccatcatcaccaccaccatcaccataaccaccaccaccatcaccatcatcaccatcatcatcaccaccaccaccatcatcatcaccaccactatcatcaccaccaccatcaccataaccatcaccatcatcaccaccaccataaccaccaccatcaccatcatcaccaccatcatcaccaccaccatcaccatcatcaccaccatcatcaccatcatcatcaccatcatcaccatcatcaccatcatcatcaccatcaccaccatcatcaccaccaccaccaccaccatcatcatcatcaccatcaccatcatcgtcatcatgtttatttgagacagggtttcaatgtgtagccctggctgacctggagctaactcactctgtagaccaggctggccttgatctcagagatcctcctgcctctgcctcccaaatgctgggattaaaggcgtgcgcttggctgtttttattatttatctgtgtgctttatttgtttatttatgtactgTGTGGGTAGGTGTGCGGAGGACTTGTGAAGTCCATTTTCTCCTTCACCTTCATGGCAAGCATGTCCACCTTGTAAGCCACTTCAGCAGTCCCAGCCTATGTattgggttatttttatttttttaattgtgtgtatgaggtgtgtgtacatgcctggtgcccacagagaccaaaggAGGGCATttattcccctggaactggacctATAGGCAGTCGTGAGTCACCGTATGGGAGCCCAGGTCCCCTATGAGAGCAGCAGACActctaactgctaagccatctcttcacccctctattttttctcattctgtaggccaggctgtcctcaaactcttggcaatcctcctgtctcaagatcctgagtgctgagacctAGCTAACATGGAATTTAGGGAACAGAAATCAAAAGGGCCTGTCTGGTTGACACCCTTTTCTACAA
Above is a window of Arvicanthis niloticus isolate mArvNil1 chromosome 22, mArvNil1.pat.X, whole genome shotgun sequence DNA encoding:
- the Cfd gene encoding complement factor D — its product is MHSSVYLVALVVLVAAVCAQPRGRILGGQEATAHARPYMASVQVNGTHVCGGTLVDEQWVLSAAHCMDGVTKDDIVQVLLGAHSLSIPEPYKRLYDVQSVVPHPGSGPDSVEDDLILLKLSQNVSLGPHVKPLPLQREDREVIPGTLCDVAGWGVVTHAGRRPDVLQQLTVSIMDRNTCNLRTHHDGAVTKNMMCAKSNRRDTCRGDSGSPLVCGDVVEGVVTWGSRVCGNSRKPGVFTRVATYEPWIQDILNGNVTA